A genome region from Cyanobacteria bacterium GSL.Bin1 includes the following:
- a CDS encoding 2Fe-2S iron-sulfur cluster binding domain-containing protein, which produces MANTYTVEIHHQGQTHTITVPEDKTILETAHNEGIDLPSSCTAGVCTTCAGLILEGKVDQTDGMGVSPELQEKGYALLCVAYPRSDLKIESEKEDEVYTQQFQQP; this is translated from the coding sequence ATGGCAAATACCTACACTGTCGAAATCCATCACCAAGGTCAAACTCATACCATTACCGTTCCTGAAGACAAAACAATTCTTGAAACCGCCCATAATGAAGGCATTGATCTCCCAAGTTCCTGTACTGCTGGGGTTTGCACGACCTGCGCCGGACTGATCCTAGAAGGAAAAGTGGATCAAACCGATGGTATGGGAGTTTCCCCAGAATTACAAGAAAAAGGCTATGCGTTGTTATGTGTGGCTTATCCCCGTTCTGACTTAAAGATTGAGTCAGAAAAAGAAGATGAAGTCTATACCCAACAGTTTCAACAACCTTAG